The Macrococcoides canis genome has a window encoding:
- a CDS encoding YggT family protein has translation MSTYMILFNLFKFVMFFLEIFYWGMIIYFFMSWLPGARESKIGRMMSKVYEPILDPFRRVIPPLGMFDISSLAALIVLRFFMQGIAAIFNIILNSLA, from the coding sequence ATGAGTACATATATGATCTTATTTAATTTGTTTAAATTTGTAATGTTTTTTCTGGAAATATTTTACTGGGGTATGATTATCTACTTCTTTATGTCATGGCTGCCAGGCGCTAGAGAATCAAAGATCGGTCGCATGATGAGTAAAGTGTATGAGCCGATACTGGACCCTTTTCGAAGAGTGATTCCACCACTTGGCATGTTTGATATATCGTCACTCGCAGCATTGATTGTTTTGCGCTTTTTTATGCAAGGTATTGCAGCGATATTTAATATTATATTAAACAGTTTGGCGTAA
- the ftsZ gene encoding cell division protein FtsZ has translation MLEFEQGFNHLATLKVIGVGGGGNNAVNRMIDHGMNNVEFIAINTDGQALNLSKAESKIQIGEKLTRGLGAGANPEIGKKAAEESREQIEDAIQGADMVFVTAGMGGGTGTGAAPVVAKIAKEMGALTVGVVTRPFSFEGRKRQTQAAAGVEAMKAAVDTLIVIPNDRLLDIVDKSTPMMEAFKEADNVLRQGVQGISDLIAVSGEVNLDFADVKTIMSNQGSALMGIGVSSGENRAIEAAKKAISSPLLETSIVGAQGVLMNITGGESLTLFEAQEAADIVQDAADEDVNMIFGTVINPELQDEIVVTVIATGFNDKPTRSVSPASSFGHSAPAPEREVRNETPVQETRERQSNDEGLDVPSFIRDRGSRTRRSRR, from the coding sequence ATGTTAGAATTTGAACAAGGCTTTAATCACTTAGCAACTTTAAAAGTTATCGGTGTCGGTGGAGGCGGTAACAATGCCGTCAACCGAATGATCGATCACGGAATGAACAACGTAGAATTTATTGCGATTAATACGGATGGCCAGGCTTTAAACTTATCTAAAGCTGAATCAAAGATTCAAATTGGTGAAAAGTTAACACGTGGTCTTGGTGCAGGTGCAAATCCTGAAATTGGTAAGAAAGCTGCAGAAGAGTCACGTGAACAGATCGAAGATGCAATCCAGGGTGCGGATATGGTATTCGTTACAGCTGGTATGGGCGGCGGAACAGGAACTGGTGCTGCACCGGTTGTCGCTAAAATTGCAAAAGAGATGGGTGCATTAACTGTAGGTGTAGTTACACGTCCATTCTCATTTGAAGGTCGTAAACGTCAGACACAGGCTGCTGCTGGTGTAGAAGCAATGAAAGCTGCAGTAGATACATTGATCGTTATCCCAAATGATCGTTTATTAGACATCGTTGATAAGTCAACACCGATGATGGAAGCATTTAAAGAAGCAGACAACGTATTACGTCAAGGGGTACAAGGTATTTCAGACTTAATCGCTGTATCTGGGGAAGTGAACTTAGACTTCGCAGACGTTAAGACAATCATGAGTAACCAAGGTTCTGCTTTAATGGGTATCGGTGTATCTAGTGGTGAGAACCGTGCAATCGAAGCAGCTAAAAAAGCGATTTCTTCTCCATTACTTGAAACATCAATCGTTGGTGCTCAAGGGGTATTAATGAACATTACAGGTGGAGAATCATTAACATTGTTCGAAGCACAAGAAGCTGCTGATATCGTTCAGGATGCTGCAGACGAAGATGTAAATATGATCTTCGGTACGGTTATCAATCCGGAATTACAGGATGAAATCGTGGTTACAGTTATTGCTACTGGCTTTAATGACAAACCAACACGTTCAGTGTCTCCTGCAAGCTCATTTGGTCATTCAGCACCAGCTCCTGAGCGTGAAGTACGTAATGAAACACCAGTACAGGAAACAAGAGAACGTCAATCAAACGATGAAGGTCTAGATGTACCAAGCTTTATCCGTGATCGTGGTTCAAGAACACGTCGTTCAAGAAGATAA
- a CDS encoding penicillin-binding protein, whose product MSRSKLKLKKNKIGAVLLIMLFGLLFFSLIFKYSMIMLTGQSSGQDLEMRASEKYVRNIVNQPERGKILDRNGQVLAEDIESYKLVAVLDKRISEGSKKPRHVVDKKKTAKALSKIIEMKEKDIYKVLSNKKAFQVEFGKAGKDLTFEQKQKIQNLKMPGLTFFSEKKRFYPNGNFASHLIGFAEKNGDTNVMTGMLGSEKIFDSYLAGKPGKTTFKQDIWNYVLPKSGNVVPAQDGDDVMLTIDKNIQIFVEDSLDMMVKRYKPKDVFAVVMDAKTGEILGSSQRPTFNPQTREGFGEKWANDLYQNTYEPGSTFKTYGLAAAIEEDQFDPKAKYKSGEREINGITISDWNDVGWGTISMNKGFQLSSNVLMMKLQDMVGVDKMKTYYEKFGFGRSTQSLFDSEATGHISWNDELSQKVSAFGQSTTVTPAQMLQAESAIVNEGKMLKPYFVKSITGQDNNNIYTGKKDVIGQPISKSTAQKTMQQLYDVVNGKEMHAFNYGLKDYKVAGKTGTAQVPDTEKGGYVQGANPYMVSFMGYAPAKDPEVIIYYGMSLAQKNDAEAYALGVSKGYTPLMENTLKYLNVGSPKNDKAQLVYSTPDVIGGKVDKATAEIEDASLQAIQIGSGNTVSDQLPAKGVKLLAGDKVFIQTEGSKAMPDITGWSRRDLLMFSTLTGVDIQFKGNGYAISQSIDANKPIKQGDKLTVELDSLDPLKQSPVYHDVIKEQLQQEKEALKEQIKDEEQKNSN is encoded by the coding sequence ATGTCACGAAGTAAATTAAAACTTAAGAAAAACAAAATAGGAGCAGTCCTCTTGATCATGTTATTCGGACTGCTCTTTTTTTCATTGATTTTTAAATATAGCATGATCATGCTGACAGGACAGTCGAGTGGCCAGGATCTCGAGATGCGTGCGAGCGAGAAATATGTGCGTAATATTGTCAATCAGCCAGAACGAGGTAAGATTCTTGATCGCAATGGACAAGTTCTGGCAGAGGATATTGAATCCTACAAACTCGTTGCTGTTCTTGATAAACGAATTTCAGAAGGTAGTAAGAAGCCGAGACATGTCGTTGATAAGAAGAAGACAGCTAAGGCATTATCGAAGATTATAGAGATGAAGGAAAAGGATATCTATAAAGTGCTGAGTAACAAAAAAGCATTTCAGGTCGAATTTGGCAAGGCGGGTAAAGACTTAACGTTTGAACAGAAACAGAAGATACAGAACTTGAAGATGCCTGGACTCACATTTTTCTCTGAGAAGAAAAGATTTTATCCGAATGGTAATTTCGCTTCTCATCTCATAGGATTTGCAGAAAAAAATGGGGATACAAATGTAATGACCGGAATGCTTGGTAGTGAGAAGATATTTGATTCTTATCTAGCAGGAAAACCAGGTAAAACGACCTTTAAACAGGATATATGGAACTATGTACTGCCAAAGTCAGGAAACGTTGTGCCAGCACAGGATGGGGATGACGTTATGCTGACAATCGATAAGAACATCCAGATATTTGTTGAAGATTCACTCGATATGATGGTCAAACGCTACAAACCGAAAGATGTCTTTGCTGTTGTGATGGATGCAAAGACCGGAGAAATATTAGGAAGTAGTCAGCGTCCGACATTCAATCCACAGACCCGAGAGGGATTCGGAGAAAAATGGGCGAACGATCTGTACCAGAATACGTATGAACCAGGTTCTACATTTAAGACATATGGTCTTGCAGCAGCAATTGAAGAAGATCAATTCGATCCGAAAGCGAAATATAAATCTGGTGAACGTGAAATAAACGGCATAACGATTTCAGACTGGAATGATGTTGGTTGGGGAACGATCTCGATGAACAAAGGATTCCAATTGTCGTCGAACGTGCTGATGATGAAATTGCAGGATATGGTCGGGGTCGACAAGATGAAGACTTATTATGAAAAGTTTGGTTTTGGTCGTTCGACGCAATCACTCTTTGATTCTGAAGCGACCGGACACATTTCTTGGAATGATGAACTGAGTCAGAAAGTAAGTGCCTTCGGACAATCAACCACTGTGACTCCGGCTCAGATGTTACAGGCAGAGAGTGCAATCGTCAATGAAGGTAAGATGCTGAAGCCTTATTTTGTGAAGTCCATTACGGGTCAGGATAACAATAATATCTACACGGGTAAGAAAGACGTTATCGGTCAACCGATTTCAAAATCGACGGCTCAAAAAACGATGCAGCAGCTCTACGATGTTGTAAACGGTAAGGAGATGCATGCCTTTAACTATGGTCTAAAAGATTATAAAGTGGCTGGTAAGACGGGTACAGCACAAGTTCCGGATACAGAAAAAGGTGGTTACGTACAAGGGGCTAATCCGTATATGGTCAGTTTTATGGGATATGCACCAGCTAAAGACCCTGAAGTAATCATCTACTACGGCATGAGTCTTGCACAGAAAAATGATGCGGAGGCATATGCGCTAGGGGTTTCCAAAGGATATACACCGCTTATGGAAAATACGTTGAAATATTTGAATGTCGGCTCACCTAAAAATGATAAAGCACAACTCGTATATAGCACGCCGGATGTTATTGGAGGTAAGGTTGATAAAGCAACTGCTGAAATTGAAGATGCCTCACTTCAAGCTATTCAGATTGGAAGCGGAAATACCGTGTCTGACCAGTTACCTGCAAAAGGCGTGAAGTTATTAGCTGGTGACAAAGTATTTATTCAGACGGAAGGTTCAAAAGCGATGCCAGATATTACAGGGTGGAGCAGGCGTGATCTCTTGATGTTCAGCACATTGACCGGAGTAGACATACAGTTCAAAGGTAATGGGTATGCTATCAGTCAGTCAATTGATGCAAATAAGCCTATAAAACAAGGTGATAAACTGACGGTAGAGCTTGATTCATTGGACCCTCTAAAACAGTCTCCAGTCTATCACGATGTGATAAAAGAGCAGCTGCAGCAGGAAAAAGAAGCTTTGAAAGAGCAGATAAAAGACGAAGAACAAAAAAATTCGAATTAA
- the ftsA gene encoding cell division protein FtsA yields MEEHYYVSVDIGSSSVKVVVGEKFHNGINVIGTGQTFTTGIKNGMIDDFDVAQHAIKDTIKKAQIASGIEIQDVFLKMPIIYSEIHDVVHEIKFEGASTEITGEHIEDVLDGIRAKNASKDIEIIGVYPKMFKVDDLHEVTDPKEMVATQSLAVDAGVITIERSVLINILKCVESSGVHVLDVYSDAYNYQHILSPTEIELGTCVIDIGDQLTQVAYYERGTLFDADHIQIAGSDITEDISEELNITFDEAEKVKEQYGHAFYDLASEQDVFNVTQIDAESPVSFSQKDLSDIIEGTTEEIFLEVFDLLQEMGLNKINGGFVLTGGTSNMLGIKELLSDMVSEKVRIHIPQQMGIRKPEFTSAISTINSGIVFDELLDYVTINNHDVPSETEEQPVEVEPKKSAFDGLFKRKKENVETRVYTSKEETKSVPAESRQDALDNDEEKPSMMKKIMKSLFD; encoded by the coding sequence ATGGAAGAACATTATTACGTATCAGTTGATATCGGTTCATCGAGTGTAAAAGTAGTGGTAGGAGAAAAGTTTCACAATGGCATTAATGTGATAGGTACGGGCCAGACTTTTACTACAGGTATTAAAAACGGAATGATTGACGATTTTGATGTCGCACAGCATGCGATTAAAGATACAATTAAAAAGGCACAGATTGCTTCAGGAATTGAAATTCAGGATGTATTCTTAAAAATGCCGATTATTTATTCTGAAATCCATGATGTTGTGCATGAAATTAAATTTGAAGGTGCTTCAACTGAAATAACAGGTGAACATATTGAAGATGTTCTGGATGGTATTCGTGCAAAGAATGCTTCTAAAGATATTGAGATAATCGGTGTCTATCCTAAAATGTTTAAAGTGGATGACCTGCATGAAGTAACGGATCCAAAAGAGATGGTTGCGACACAAAGTCTAGCAGTAGATGCAGGAGTTATCACGATTGAACGCAGTGTACTTATCAATATTTTAAAATGTGTGGAAAGCAGCGGTGTGCATGTTCTGGATGTCTATTCAGATGCGTATAACTATCAGCACATTCTGTCACCGACAGAAATTGAACTTGGTACTTGCGTCATCGATATTGGTGACCAGTTAACGCAAGTTGCATACTACGAGCGTGGTACATTATTTGATGCAGATCATATTCAGATTGCAGGAAGTGATATTACTGAAGATATCTCTGAAGAGCTGAACATTACGTTTGATGAAGCTGAGAAAGTTAAAGAACAATATGGACATGCGTTCTATGACCTGGCGAGCGAACAAGATGTATTCAACGTTACACAGATTGATGCGGAGTCGCCAGTAAGCTTCAGCCAGAAAGATCTGAGTGATATTATCGAAGGTACTACGGAAGAAATATTCCTTGAAGTATTTGATTTGCTGCAGGAAATGGGATTAAATAAGATTAACGGTGGCTTTGTACTTACAGGCGGAACGAGTAACATGCTCGGAATAAAGGAATTACTTTCAGATATGGTTAGTGAGAAGGTAAGAATTCATATTCCACAACAGATGGGCATTAGAAAGCCTGAATTTACTTCAGCAATCTCCACAATCAACAGTGGTATAGTATTTGATGAATTATTAGATTATGTTACAATTAATAATCATGATGTGCCTTCTGAAACAGAAGAACAACCGGTTGAAGTTGAACCGAAGAAAAGTGCATTTGATGGATTATTCAAACGAAAAAAAGAGAATGTCGAAACGCGTGTCTATACTTCTAAAGAAGAGACGAAATCGGTACCAGCAGAAAGTCGTCAAGATGCGCTTGACAATGATGAAGAAAAACCAAGTATGATGAAAAAGATAATGAAATCATTATTTGATTAA
- a CDS encoding cell division protein FtsQ/DivIB — translation MEDKIIHTPRFDEQRRMRRKKRQRLQLLIFLSIVAIVSLILIYMFTGISYVKKITVNDTLINSTKTIKAKSGITSDMRIYSLDTKQVESSIEYLDGVKSVSVRRHFPNTVSINVEEYDVLGVVKDDESYHPVLENGQILHKVNYKDPSEVPLINNFSSKALNQLVKVLQASDEEIINQISEINFIPKAEASNRVQFYMKNGLEVIGDMRTIDNKLNYFPAMASKLKKDSNGRILKPGIIDLEVGAVFIPYESKKAEARRIELEEAMEERSQKDKAELEKSVEKLKKELNQVKKNS, via the coding sequence ATGGAGGATAAAATTATTCATACACCACGTTTTGATGAACAAAGAAGAATGCGCAGAAAGAAACGTCAACGACTGCAGCTATTAATCTTCTTAAGCATCGTTGCAATCGTTTCATTGATTCTAATCTATATGTTCACAGGTATAAGCTATGTAAAGAAAATTACAGTTAATGATACATTGATCAACAGCACTAAGACGATCAAAGCGAAATCAGGTATAACGTCTGATATGCGCATCTACAGTCTGGATACGAAGCAAGTCGAGTCCAGCATTGAATATCTTGATGGTGTAAAATCAGTTAGTGTCAGACGCCACTTTCCTAACACAGTTTCTATCAACGTAGAGGAATATGATGTGCTCGGTGTTGTAAAGGATGATGAGAGCTATCATCCCGTCCTGGAAAATGGACAGATTCTGCATAAAGTCAATTATAAAGATCCATCAGAAGTCCCGCTAATAAATAATTTTAGCAGCAAGGCATTAAATCAGCTTGTTAAAGTATTGCAGGCCTCTGATGAAGAAATTATCAATCAAATTTCAGAGATCAACTTTATTCCGAAAGCAGAAGCTTCAAACCGCGTCCAGTTCTATATGAAAAATGGTCTGGAAGTTATCGGGGATATGCGTACGATTGACAACAAGCTGAATTACTTTCCGGCAATGGCAAGTAAACTCAAGAAAGACAGTAACGGGCGTATTCTGAAACCAGGTATTATCGACCTTGAAGTCGGTGCAGTATTTATTCCGTATGAATCAAAGAAAGCTGAAGCAAGAAGAATTGAATTAGAAGAAGCGATGGAAGAACGCTCTCAAAAAGATAAAGCAGAGCTTGAAAAATCCGTCGAAAAACTGAAGAAAGAGTTAAACCAGGTCAAAAAGAACAGTTAA
- a CDS encoding cell division protein SepF: MAFKDVFKGFFAYEDEEVYVEEQSDKVREPVQKKVVKETYVPEKKVVRTESFQKQSKPKVKVNEEKVTKANVVNMHDDVVNVSSKVCLFEPRVFSDTQDIADELKNRRATLVNLQRIDKISAKRIIDFLSGTVYAIGGDIQRIGQDIFLCTPDNVEVAGTITEMLEAPEEENE; the protein is encoded by the coding sequence ATGGCTTTTAAAGATGTATTTAAAGGATTCTTTGCATATGAAGATGAAGAAGTCTATGTTGAGGAACAAAGTGATAAAGTAAGAGAACCCGTTCAAAAAAAGGTTGTCAAAGAAACTTATGTACCTGAAAAAAAGGTTGTACGCACGGAAAGTTTTCAAAAACAATCGAAACCTAAGGTGAAAGTGAATGAAGAAAAAGTGACGAAAGCGAATGTTGTCAATATGCATGATGATGTAGTGAATGTAAGCTCAAAAGTATGTTTGTTTGAACCACGCGTATTCTCTGATACACAGGATATTGCAGATGAATTAAAGAATAGACGTGCAACGTTAGTCAATCTTCAGCGTATCGATAAAATATCGGCAAAGCGTATTATCGATTTCCTAAGTGGTACGGTGTATGCGATCGGTGGAGATATACAGCGAATCGGACAGGATATCTTCTTATGTACACCAGATAATGTTGAGGTGGCCGGGACGATAACAGAAATGCTGGAAGCACCGGAAGAGGAGAATGAATGA
- the pgeF gene encoding peptidoglycan editing factor PgeF has protein sequence MDIFKRKAITFNYKDDEHIIGITGRNGGVSDFPEHALNMARYIEDAAENVSQNQQRVALEIGFDRAKWVFPIQKHGNHIKEVSQKDSGVNITELTEALDDVDGLYTYDKDVLLTMCFADCVPIYIYSERDDFIALGHAGWRGTVGLITEKLIDVYKGDKTHLHCVIGPSISGKAYVVNDEIKAKFISLDLNLEDCFVQNKDMHEIDLKEINRRIALNAGISAGHIHVSQRCTSTESDAFFSYRKEKGNTGRMLAYIGKRDTDGSEKES, from the coding sequence ATGGATATATTCAAAAGAAAAGCGATTACGTTTAACTATAAGGATGATGAACATATTATCGGGATTACAGGTCGTAATGGTGGCGTAAGTGACTTTCCAGAGCATGCTCTGAATATGGCAAGGTATATTGAAGATGCAGCAGAAAATGTATCACAAAATCAGCAGCGCGTTGCTTTAGAAATTGGTTTTGATAGAGCGAAGTGGGTCTTTCCCATCCAAAAGCACGGAAATCATATTAAAGAAGTTTCGCAAAAAGACAGTGGGGTAAATATTACTGAATTAACGGAAGCTCTAGATGATGTGGACGGACTGTATACATATGATAAAGACGTGTTATTAACGATGTGCTTTGCAGATTGTGTGCCAATCTACATCTATAGTGAGCGCGATGATTTTATCGCGCTTGGTCACGCTGGCTGGCGAGGAACTGTAGGGTTGATTACTGAAAAACTTATTGATGTCTACAAAGGAGATAAAACGCATCTGCATTGTGTAATCGGACCTTCGATAAGTGGAAAAGCATATGTTGTAAATGATGAGATAAAAGCAAAGTTTATATCACTTGACCTTAACCTGGAGGATTGTTTTGTACAGAATAAGGATATGCACGAGATTGATCTAAAGGAAATTAATAGACGAATTGCATTGAATGCTGGTATTTCCGCTGGGCACATCCACGTCTCACAGCGCTGTACATCAACTGAAAGTGATGCCTTCTTCTCATATCGCAAAGAAAAAGGGAATACCGGCAGGATGTTAGCCTATATTGGAAAGAGGGATACTGATGGAAGTGAAAAAGAATCTTGA
- the murD gene encoding UDP-N-acetylmuramoyl-L-alanine--D-glutamate ligase has translation MKHIQKYQGKKVLVLGLGKSGYETAKLLHRLGAQVTVNDGKDVSQTEQYRELTEMGITVIGGQHPLSLLDNTTLIVKNPGIPYTLPLIEQAQKMDIPVITEVELAYEINEGSIIGITGTNGKTTVTSLIGDMFKAHHHAGLLCGNIGFVASKVAQNAGVHDTLVMELSSFQLMGIQEFRPHIALITNIYSAHLDYHGTQQSYIDAKMQIAKNQTHEDFLIFNDKQRALLQNYDVQSKVVYFSTDKKVEGVYIDNNKVYFYDEFIIDVADIVLPGVHNLENVLASIAAAKLADIDNIHICDTLKTFEGIKHRLQFVTETDGVKYYNDSKATNTLATSFALDSFQQPIHWLAGGLDRGNGFEDLDAHIAHVKRMYIFGETTEKLTAFAALHHIPCTICKDVTDAVMKAAAYTEQGDVVLLSPACASWDQYPTYEVRGEHFISQVKLI, from the coding sequence ATGAAGCATATACAGAAATATCAAGGGAAAAAGGTGCTCGTTCTAGGGCTTGGGAAAAGCGGCTATGAAACAGCGAAACTGTTGCATCGACTTGGGGCACAAGTTACGGTCAATGATGGTAAAGATGTGTCACAGACAGAGCAATATCGTGAACTGACTGAGATGGGTATAACAGTAATCGGAGGTCAACATCCGCTTTCGTTGCTCGACAATACGACGCTAATCGTAAAGAATCCTGGTATTCCTTACACGTTACCATTGATAGAACAGGCGCAAAAAATGGATATCCCTGTCATTACTGAAGTCGAATTAGCGTATGAAATTAATGAAGGCTCGATTATCGGCATCACTGGTACTAATGGTAAGACGACTGTAACATCGCTTATTGGAGATATGTTTAAAGCGCATCATCATGCAGGCTTATTATGTGGTAATATCGGTTTTGTTGCATCGAAAGTTGCACAGAATGCAGGTGTTCATGATACACTCGTAATGGAATTATCATCGTTCCAGCTGATGGGAATCCAGGAATTCAGACCGCATATCGCGCTCATTACAAATATTTATTCCGCACATCTGGATTATCACGGTACTCAGCAAAGCTATATTGATGCAAAGATGCAGATTGCTAAGAATCAGACGCATGAAGATTTTCTTATATTCAATGATAAACAACGTGCATTGTTACAAAATTATGATGTACAGTCTAAAGTCGTCTACTTCTCTACTGACAAAAAGGTAGAAGGTGTATATATAGATAATAATAAAGTTTATTTCTATGATGAATTTATTATTGATGTAGCAGACATCGTACTGCCAGGCGTACATAATCTTGAAAATGTACTGGCAAGTATTGCTGCTGCAAAACTTGCAGACATAGATAACATCCATATTTGTGATACATTAAAGACGTTTGAAGGGATTAAACATCGACTGCAGTTCGTAACAGAGACCGACGGGGTAAAGTACTACAATGATTCTAAAGCGACGAATACATTAGCAACAAGCTTTGCATTAGATTCATTCCAGCAACCGATTCATTGGCTTGCAGGCGGGCTGGATAGAGGGAATGGTTTTGAAGACTTAGATGCCCATATTGCGCATGTCAAGCGTATGTATATCTTTGGAGAAACTACAGAAAAACTTACAGCATTTGCCGCTTTGCATCACATACCTTGTACGATATGTAAAGATGTGACAGATGCAGTGATGAAAGCAGCAGCATACACTGAACAGGGCGACGTAGTGCTGCTCAGTCCGGCTTGTGCTAGCTGGGATCAATATCCTACATATGAAGTAAGAGGAGAACACTTTATCAGTCAGGTCAAATTAATTTAG
- a CDS encoding YggS family pyridoxal phosphate-dependent enzyme gives MEVKKNLETIMQKIESAREKSNEHKAPTIIAVTKYVTIDRAKEAIEAGIDHLGENRIEGFLEKREAFSDVTMHFIGTLQSRKVKEVINQVDYLHSLDRLSLAKEIDKRAEKTIKCFVQVNVSDEQSKHGIKRYEVMDFIRALASYSQIEVVGLMTMAPADADDTELRTYFKTMKKLQLEVQDAHLSYAPCTELSMGMSNDYQIAVEEGATFIRIGTKLVG, from the coding sequence ATGGAAGTGAAAAAGAATCTTGAAACAATAATGCAGAAAATTGAATCAGCTAGAGAGAAATCTAATGAACACAAGGCTCCGACTATTATTGCAGTGACTAAATATGTTACAATAGACCGAGCAAAAGAGGCGATTGAGGCAGGAATTGACCATCTTGGTGAGAATAGAATTGAAGGTTTCCTGGAAAAGCGTGAAGCTTTCAGCGATGTAACGATGCATTTCATAGGCACGTTGCAATCACGTAAAGTGAAGGAGGTCATCAATCAGGTCGATTATCTGCATTCACTTGACCGATTGTCTCTTGCAAAGGAAATTGACAAACGCGCTGAAAAGACGATTAAATGTTTTGTACAGGTTAATGTCAGCGATGAACAGAGTAAGCATGGCATCAAGCGATATGAAGTGATGGACTTTATTCGTGCCTTAGCATCTTATAGTCAAATTGAAGTTGTCGGTTTAATGACGATGGCACCCGCTGATGCAGATGACACTGAGCTAAGAACGTATTTTAAGACGATGAAAAAGCTGCAGCTGGAAGTTCAGGATGCGCACTTATCATATGCACCATGTACAGAATTATCGATGGGTATGAGTAATGATTACCAGATTGCAGTAGAAGAAGGTGCGACGTTTATTCGTATCGGTACGAAACTCGTCGGTTAG
- the mraY gene encoding phospho-N-acetylmuramoyl-pentapeptide-transferase: MNEIYFGVIAFVLTAILVPLFIPLLKRMKFGQSIREEGPKSHMAKSGTPTMGGLTFLISTIVLSAIACFFVEDNGPLILLMLVTLGFGLIGFVDDYIIVVKKNNQGLTSKQKFLFQIIIAILFYVVSNVLGLLSLSNEINIPFTDIGIPLSVFYVIFIIFWQVGFSNAVNLTDGLDGLATGLSIIAFSCYFYLAIVQGATAMAYFLAILIGSLCGFLLYNKNKAKLFMGDTGSLALGGVIATVSIMLNQELTLIFIGFVFVVETLSVMMQVTSFKLTGKRIFKMSPLHHHFEMLGWSEWKIVTVFWIVGILTGIIGIYLGVN, from the coding sequence ATGAATGAAATTTATTTTGGAGTCATTGCATTTGTACTTACTGCAATACTTGTACCATTATTTATCCCATTATTAAAAAGAATGAAGTTCGGTCAGTCTATCCGTGAAGAAGGACCGAAAAGTCATATGGCAAAGAGCGGCACACCGACGATGGGAGGGTTAACGTTTTTAATCAGCACAATTGTGCTGAGTGCGATTGCCTGCTTCTTCGTTGAGGATAATGGGCCATTGATACTCTTGATGCTTGTAACACTAGGATTCGGACTCATTGGGTTTGTTGACGATTATATTATCGTTGTAAAGAAGAACAATCAAGGTTTGACATCAAAACAGAAATTTCTGTTCCAGATTATCATTGCAATTCTTTTCTATGTCGTAAGTAATGTTCTAGGATTGCTGTCACTCAGCAATGAAATTAATATTCCGTTTACAGATATCGGTATCCCTTTATCTGTATTCTATGTCATCTTTATCATCTTCTGGCAAGTAGGCTTCTCAAATGCAGTTAATTTAACAGATGGTCTTGACGGACTGGCAACTGGATTATCGATCATTGCATTCAGCTGTTATTTTTATCTTGCCATCGTACAAGGTGCTACAGCAATGGCCTATTTCTTAGCGATATTAATCGGGAGTCTATGTGGATTCCTACTCTACAATAAGAACAAGGCAAAACTGTTTATGGGTGATACAGGTTCATTAGCGCTTGGAGGCGTTATCGCGACAGTATCGATTATGCTGAATCAGGAATTAACGCTGATTTTCATCGGTTTTGTCTTTGTAGTTGAAACGCTGTCAGTAATGATGCAAGTTACGTCATTCAAGCTGACAGGTAAACGAATCTTCAAGATGAGTCCGCTCCATCATCACTTTGAGATGTTGGGCTGGAGCGAATGGAAGATCGTCACTGTATTCTGGATCGTCGGAATATTAACTGGAATTATCGGAATTTATTTAGGAGTGAATTAA